The genomic DNA GCAAGCAATCGAATCAAGCAATGTGCAAAATAAGATGCTCTCATCGAAAAAGGCATCCCACATGCAAACAGCGGAATGCCTTTTTTCTGCTTATTGTTAAGACGGGGTCGGAAGATATCCTTTGGAATATTCGAAGGCGATAAAAAGAATCGCACCGAGTGCCAAGTAGGCAAACAGTGTAATCGTCTGCTGTTTTTTCGGCATTTGGTGATACTCAACCGATTTTTCAGCTTCCAGCAACGGTTCGATCCGTTGATCGAGGCGACGCAGCAAGGCATCATAATCATTGGCTGAATCATATTGGTAACGAAGCAATTCATCAGCGGCACTTTTCGCCTCTTCCGGGCTTGCGCTCCTTAAATCCTGGAGATCATGCCGGAGTGACCAGGCAATCGGATCATAGGTCGAGACGGGGGTGTCGTCCGTTTCCTCAACGTCAGGTTCCATGACGGTTTCCGTTGCTGTTAGCTGTTCCTGCTCGACTTTCGCCTGCAACACCCGGTTACGGGCAGCACGGTACAACATTAAAACCGACTTACTGTTTTCATATTGTTTAGCGAACTGATATCGTTTCCAGACCGCACTTCCGCCAAGGAACGCAATCAGTAGAAGGATGATGCTGAAATGTGTCACACCATAGGCAATCAGGGCGGCGAGACCAGCGACCCAGACGACAATCGGCAATCCGGCTAAAATCCGTCCGCCGTCAAGCGGGCTAACCGGCAGCAGGTTAAACAGGTTCAACAAGGCCCCTAAATGGAAGATGACAAGCCAAAACTCGTTTCCGGTGACCGCGTATCCGATTAAAAGCGGAATGAGAGAAAATAATCCGGCCAGCGGACCGCCATAAGCCAAAATAGCTTCTTGTTTCGGCGTCCGGAATGTATCCTTGATTCCAATGACCGCTCCCATGAACGGAACGAAAATCGCCGGTCCCGTCTTAAAACCAAGCCGCTTGGCTGCTGCGAGATGTCCCATTTCGTGAATGAACAAAAGATACAGTAATCCGACACCAAACCAGACACCGAAAATTTGCGCGTAAAACAATAACGAGATGCCGAACGAGATTAACGTTCCGCCGAATTTGGAGAACTTTAAGAGAGCAAGCAGAACCTTACCTTTTGAGAGCAGAAATGCTCCGGCGACGGCTAAGCCTCCCCAACGTTTTTTATCCATCGTCCATAACCTTCTTTCATCATCTGACTCTTGTCTCTAGTGTACGCTAAAAGACGATGGAAGGTTTCGTTTCAGGTGTCAGTTGAATGTGATGAAAAAGCAACTTCCGCCGTCCGTTCGGGCCTCGCTGCCAACGGACAGATGATGATGTTCCGCCAATGCGGCAGCAATCGACAGGCCGAGACCGCTGCCGGACCGGTCACGGGCTTCATCAAGCCGGTAAAACCGGTCGAAGAGATGTTTGCGCTGCTCGGCGGATAAAGCGGTTCCGCGGTCAAGGACTTCGAGCCGATCCGGTCGAAGCCGGATTTCCGGATCTTTCGCGTATTTGATCGCATTGTCGATAAAAATCGTCAAAATCCGGACGAGTGCTTCGTGATTTGCGGTGACCGTCCCGGTTGCATCGACCGGAATCTGGACGTCATAAGCATGGTGCATCCGGTCCGCGACTTCCGTGCCGAGCTGTTTCAAATCAATTGTCTCTGTCGTCGTTTCACCATATCCGAGCCGGGATAATTCGAGCATTGGTTCAATCAGTCCGCTTCGCATTGCATGTGTTTCGTTCAAGATATTGCTGATTGATTCTTCGAGAACATCGGGATTCGTTTTCCCCCAACGCTTCAGCAACTTCGCATATCCTTCAATAACGGTCAGCGGCGTCTTCATCTCATGCGAGACATCAGCAACGAACTGCCGTTGCTGTTCCATCGTGTGATCGACACGTCCAATCATCCGGTTAAAGACTTTTCCGAGCTGGCCGATCTCGTCATTTTGTTGTTCCGGAACGGTCTCGAGTGTGCCGGAGTCGGAAATCCGTTCCATCGTCTGACCGAGGTGACGCAGCGGACGTAACGTCTGATAGGCGATGAAGAAACTGCTGAGGAAGGCGATGATGATGGCGGCAATCAGGACGATCGAGAAGGCGAAGATCAAGGTCGAAATCGTATCATCGACGGTGTCGTCTTCAAACAGATAAGCTTGATCCTCATGAACGACGCCAAACCAGTTACCGGATTTGAACGGTTCGTCCCTGGTCGTCGGAATGCCGGGGAGATCGCGTGCGCGCACATCGCCGTTGACGGTGGCAGAATCATCATCATCTTCATCGTTCGCAATGACCCAGCGTCCGTCGTCACGGGACAGGACGACGGAATCTTCATGCAGCGTCAACAAAGCTCGGGTCGAGGAATCATCTTCCATCAGCTCCTCGGCCTGTTCGAGTTGAGTGAAGCGGGATTCGATCAAGTGATCACGCACGACATAGGTGACGACTAGAAAAGATAAGAGCAACAAGAGTGTCGTGAACAACGTCACCGATAACGCCAGTTTGGTTCGTAACTTCATCCTTTCTCCTCCCTTAAGACATAGCCGATACCACGAACGGTCTGAATGAGGGGAGACTGGCTGCGGTCCATTTTTTTGCGTAAATACCGGATGTAGACATCGACGATATTCGTTTCTCCGAAGTAGTCATAACCCCAGACCCGATTGAGGATTTGCTCACGGGTCAAGACGTGTTCCTTATTTTCCATCAGATAGGACAACAAATCGAATTCGCGTGGTGTCAAATCAAGCGGGACGTCGTTTCGAAACGCTTCATGCCGGTCCAAATCCAGTAAGACATCGGCATAATACAACTGATTGGATTCGACGGCGGCGCGTGTCGTCAAGCGGAGTAAGGCGCGGATACGTGCCAACAATTCTTCGATTTCAAACGGCTTCGTCACATAATCATTGGCGCCGAGATCAAGACCTGCCACCTTGTCATACACTTCGCCCCGTGCCGTCAATAAGATGACGGGAACCGGATTACCTTTTCCGCGAAGCCGTCGAAGCACCTCGAAGCCGCTGAGCTCCGGCATCATCACGTCGAGTAAGACGAGATCGATATCGTTCTCAGCAGCTACTAAGCCATCTTTACCGTTGAAGGCGACCTGCGTCGCGTATCCAGCGTGGTTTAATTCCAGTTCAAGTAGGCGGGCGATTTTCGAATCGTCCTCGACGATTAAGATGGTCGGTGCCATAGACTTCCTCCTTACGACTGTTCGTCGATTTCTGTCACTTGCTTCGATCCGTTCAACTCAAGTTCGACTTGTGAACCGACCTGTACATCATTATCCTGTTCCATGTTTTGCGCACGTTCAAACGTCACGTTTTTACCGTTTTGTTCAATGACGACTTGTGTGTCCGTCACACGGACCAATGCACCACGGATGTCTTGATCTTCCGCTGCATCGTCTTCTTGGCGGTCATCGTTCCGGTCGTCCCGATCACTTGCATCTTCACGGTCGAGCTCCCGGACGAGACCGGCTGCTGTCAGTTCAAGTTTGACGGTATCACCGGCTTGCGCTTGGTCGATCTCTGCGCGCTCGCTGAAGCGGTACGTTTGATCCGAACCATTTTGAGTCAAGACGATTTGTTCATTGGACAGCTCTTTGACGACACCGGTGACTTCATTGCGGTCAGCGTCGGATGAATCGTCATCTCGACCATCCCGATCATTTTCACGTTCGAGTTCCCGGACAAGACCGTCCTGATTGAGTTCAAGTTTAATCCAATCGCCGGCCGTAGCTTGTTCGATTTCGGCAGATGAGGCAAACGAATACGATTGATCCGTTCCATTTTGTGTGAGTGTCACCGATGTGCCGGATACTTCTTTTAACGTTCCTTCTATTTCTTGATCATCCCGAAATGCACTCGGAAGCGACTGCTTGACGTTGCTTGAAACTTTTGTTGAAGCTGCTTCGACTTTTTGTCCAACTTGTTCTGAAGTCGTGACCGTTGAATTGACGAGAGAATGTCCCGGACCGGTGAAAAGTAAGAAGGCGCCGGCCCCCGTCAAAACGGTTCCTGTGATGGCGATTGAAGCGAGACCGCGTTTTACAAAATTCTTTTTTGGTTTATCCGTACGTTTTTCGTTTGTCATGATGATTTCCTCCTCGGTAGTGGTAGCTGCTTTTCTTATTCTTAGAATAGCGCCCGCAAGTGAGAGGAGACTGAGGATTAGATTAAAATTTGATGAGAAATCAAATCGGTTTGATGAAGCGGGCAGGATTCCCGCCGACGACAGTGTTTGGGGCGACATCTTTGACGACGACACTTCCAGCCGCGATGACGGCATTGTCCCCAATCGTCACGCCCGGCGTGATGACGGCACGGCCACCGATCCAGACGTTGTCCCCGATGACAACCGGTTTCCCGAATTCATAACCGCTGTTGCGTTCGATGGGATCTAACGGATGCGTCGCTGTATAAATGTGGACGCCCGGAGCAAGCATACAGTTGTCGCCAATCGTAATCGGACAAATGTCGAGCAGCACACAATCGTAATTGGCATAAAACCGGGCACCAAGCGTGATGTTGTAACCATAATCACATTTAAAAGACGGTTCGATGTAAAAATCCGTTTGTTCCGTCCGTAAAAGTTGTTGCAGGAGCGATTTTCGGGCAGGCAACTCTTCGATGCTGAGTTGGTTAAATTGATGACAAAGCATTTGGGCCCGTTTCCGATCGGCGACGAGTTCCGCATCCCCGGCTAAATACAACTGACCTTGAATCATCTTTTCTTTTTCTGTCACATGAATCATCTCCTATCATATGTATACCTTCATTAGACT from Exiguobacterium sibiricum 7-3 includes the following:
- a CDS encoding site-2 protease family protein translates to MDKKRWGGLAVAGAFLLSKGKVLLALLKFSKFGGTLISFGISLLFYAQIFGVWFGVGLLYLLFIHEMGHLAAAKRLGFKTGPAIFVPFMGAVIGIKDTFRTPKQEAILAYGGPLAGLFSLIPLLIGYAVTGNEFWLVIFHLGALLNLFNLLPVSPLDGGRILAGLPIVVWVAGLAALIAYGVTHFSIILLLIAFLGGSAVWKRYQFAKQYENSKSVLMLYRAARNRVLQAKVEQEQLTATETVMEPDVEETDDTPVSTYDPIAWSLRHDLQDLRSASPEEAKSAADELLRYQYDSANDYDALLRRLDQRIEPLLEAEKSVEYHQMPKKQQTITLFAYLALGAILFIAFEYSKGYLPTPS
- a CDS encoding sensor histidine kinase, which encodes MKLRTKLALSVTLFTTLLLLLSFLVVTYVVRDHLIESRFTQLEQAEELMEDDSSTRALLTLHEDSVVLSRDDGRWVIANDEDDDDSATVNGDVRARDLPGIPTTRDEPFKSGNWFGVVHEDQAYLFEDDTVDDTISTLIFAFSIVLIAAIIIAFLSSFFIAYQTLRPLRHLGQTMERISDSGTLETVPEQQNDEIGQLGKVFNRMIGRVDHTMEQQRQFVADVSHEMKTPLTVIEGYAKLLKRWGKTNPDVLEESISNILNETHAMRSGLIEPMLELSRLGYGETTTETIDLKQLGTEVADRMHHAYDVQIPVDATGTVTANHEALVRILTIFIDNAIKYAKDPEIRLRPDRLEVLDRGTALSAEQRKHLFDRFYRLDEARDRSGSGLGLSIAAALAEHHHLSVGSEARTDGGSCFFITFN
- a CDS encoding response regulator transcription factor, which produces MAPTILIVEDDSKIARLLELELNHAGYATQVAFNGKDGLVAAENDIDLVLLDVMMPELSGFEVLRRLRGKGNPVPVILLTARGEVYDKVAGLDLGANDYVTKPFEIEELLARIRALLRLTTRAAVESNQLYYADVLLDLDRHEAFRNDVPLDLTPREFDLLSYLMENKEHVLTREQILNRVWGYDYFGETNIVDVYIRYLRKKMDRSQSPLIQTVRGIGYVLREEKG
- a CDS encoding maltose acetyltransferase domain-containing protein translates to MTEKEKMIQGQLYLAGDAELVADRKRAQMLCHQFNQLSIEELPARKSLLQQLLRTEQTDFYIEPSFKCDYGYNITLGARFYANYDCVLLDICPITIGDNCMLAPGVHIYTATHPLDPIERNSGYEFGKPVVIGDNVWIGGRAVITPGVTIGDNAVIAAGSVVVKDVAPNTVVGGNPARFIKPI